The region CTCTGTTTCATagattcaattaatatttattgagcactgattATATGCCAGTGCTTGGAGGTACAAAAATGAATTGCAAGACCATTCTTAGCACATAGGAATACTTAATGAATGTTTGTTGAGTCAATATTGAGTCAAGGAACCCAAAATCCACAGgagaaacagacacataaaaaatatatgcaatatgtataatgtgggggtggggcatggggagggctgcgccacacagagaagacaagtagtgattctgcgacatcttactacactgatggacagtgactgatggggtttgtggggggaacttggtgaagggaggaccctagtaaacataatgttcttcatgtaattgtagattaatgataacaaaattaaaaatatatatatatatatatatatatgcaatagaATGATTAAGTGCCAAGAAAAATGTAAGCTCCAGACCACAGGGCACGTACAAGGGAGAAGTCTGGTTTCATGTGAGTACATCAGGGAAGACTTTACAACATAGGCAGCCTTTAGCAAACACAAAAAGAGGAAGGAGGGTCTAGGCAGAAGGAACAAGGGCAAAGGCACAGAAATGTGAAGCAATTCTACGTTTTCTGAAAATTGCACTGCTTTTGATTGCCTCAAGTTGCTTCTTTCCCATATGAAGGCAAGGCATCTAGCTCCGTTCATTTCAATTCACTGAGCTTTCATCAAACACCTGCCGTGGGCCAGGCCCTGTGGGAGatgctttatatgcattatctcatcGAATCCTTggacctttttttccccttacatAGATGAGAAAGTTGAGGCCCAGGGAAATGAAGGGTCCGGCCCTGGAATACAGTCAGGTCTTCTGTTCTTTCCAGTCCCCTGTCGCCCCAAGATTTCAGGCCACTGCTGCCCTCTCCTTTCCCAGGTcctactccaaaggaaagatGTCCTCCCAGCAAACCTGGAGACCCACAGCTAGTTATCCTTTGGGTCACGAGACTCTGCCCATTCCCTTGTCTCTTTTCCTTGCTGGGAAACTGGAGAAGAGGGGCATATGGGGTCATATGGTTCTCAATCCTTGTTCAGACACTATAATTCCATTCATCAttccacttaacaaatatttattgggcacttactatgtgccaggcaatgttCTCAGTAGTGTGGCTACAAAATTGAGTAAGATAAGATTCTTGCTCCCATGCAAGTTAAATTGTAGTGACTTCTCAGAGGTAGAGACAAAGGTTTTGAGAGGCTACATGGCTTCTACAAGGTCACAGTGCAATTTTGTTGCACATTTAGGACCAAAACCCAAGTCTAGCTGACTGCCAGTACGAAGTGCCTTCTCCCCCGTGATGGTTGTGACCTTTCTCTCATCTCCCTCTTGCTTTGCCTCCTTTCAGTCTCTGCCCAGCAGGATGACACTGGAGAACTTCACACGGGCCAGGGTTGCCCCTGCTGACTTCATTCTTCTGGGCATCACAGATCGCTGGGATCTGCGCGTGACCCTCTTCCTGATCTTCCTGCCCGTCTACCTGGTGAGCCTGCTGGGAAACGTGGGTATGGTCCTGCTGACCCACGTGGATGCCCGGCTCCACACACCTATGTACTTCTTCCTGGCCAACCTCTCCATGCTGGATGCCTGCTGTTCCTCTGCCATTGGCCCCAAGATGCTAGTGGACCTGCTGCTGCCCCATGCCACCATCCCTTACGCAGCCTGTGCCCTCCAGATGTTTGTATTCGCAGGGCTGGCTGACGCCGAGTGCTGCCTGTTGGCagccatggcctatgaccgctacgtggccgTCGGAAACCCCCTTCTCTACACAACGGCCATGTCCCGGTGTCTGTGCCTGGCCTTGCTGGGAGCATCAGGCCTGGGTGGGGCAGTGAGCGCCTTTGTCCACACGACCTTCACCTTCCGCCTGAGCTTCTGCCGCTCCCGGGAGGTCAACAGCTTCTTCTGCGATATCCCTCCGCTGCTGGCCATCTCCTGCAATGACACCAGTCTCAACGAACTCCTCCTCTTTGCTGTCTGTGGCTTCATCCAGACAGCCACGGTGGTGGCTATTGCCGTGTCTTATGGTTTCATTGCTGGGGCTGTCATCCGCATGGGCTCGGCCGAGGGCCGTCGACGAGCGGCTTCCACCTGTGGCTCCCACCTCACGGCTGTGGCCATGCTGTATGGGACACTCATTTTCATGTACCTGCGGCCCAGCTCCAGCTATGCCCTAGACACCGACAAGATGGCGTCTGTGTTCTACACCCTTGTCATCCCAGCTCTCAACCCACTTATCTACAGCCTCCGCAACAAGGAGGTCAAGGAGGCTGTCAGAAGGACCTGGAGCCGATTCTGCTGCCTGGGGTGGGCGCACCAGTGAGAGGTCTGAGGAGGCTCGTCAGGGCTGACCACGAAGGGGTGAGGAGGGCGCTTCCCAGCCCCGTTCCTATGGGCACACACGGATGGTCCTCTGGCTTGCGTGTCTCCCGTCATGGTTTACTGGGctggaaaggggaagaaaaggaagctTACAGAATGGAGGCGGGAACCTAGGGGTAACCTAGGCTGGTCGAAGAGCCAGAACCAAGATCATGTTAATATTGCTGTTGAGCTGCCTCGGGCTCCTCAATGTTCAAAACTTGTAAGAGTTCCTAGATGTTACCAGGTGAAGTTATTAGATTTATTTGCCACTTGCACTTCTAAGTGGCCGATTCCCAGAATACCAGGTAAGAGCTGGGTTGGCTCCAAGAGTTTCTATATTCTTGCCCTTTTAAGGTTCTTCATGACCAGTGAGTCTGTTCCCGCTCAGAAGAGCATCTTCAGAACCACTCATGCCAAAGAATAAGACTGAACCTGGTGAGGCAAGTACCCTCCCTATTAGCCTAAGTAGTCCATTATCAGGGGAACGACGGAACAGCAGGGGTCATACACAGGCTCGTATATCTTAATATCCTAATATCCCCACAGGTGGGTTAGGATTTGGCCAAAGCTAGATTAGTTCAGGTATATGATGGAAGTTAAGAAAGGGTCAGAATTATGGTTGTGGTTAGAAGAGGGTTAGGATTAGGGCTCAGGCTATGGCTAAGAGCAGGATTATGGTAAGGGTAGAGCCAGGGTTAGATTTAGAACTTAAAAAGCAATCACGTAGATTTAGGACtgaattaaaataatgtaaattagGATTTGGGTTGATTATAATTAGCAGTAGGTTTGGAATAAATCTAGGATTTGGAGTTTGGGCAAACCTGAGCtctttttagaaatattaaaaatattttaggattaATTTTAGAGTACAGGACTAGTTAATATTGGAAttcagatttcatttttattgctagATTAAATCTGATTTATAGTTTACTTCATACTAGAGTTTACTTCATATTAGAGTTTAGTTCATGTTAGATTTAAATTAAGTTGGTGTGGATAATGCTTATGATAAGTTCATAGTCTACTTATTACAGTTAGCCAAGGTTCAGACCTAGATGACAGTTAGGCATAAGGAGAGTATTTTAAGTGTCAAATTGACATATTTTGGGTCTTAATTTAAGACTTATTTAGGGTTATGGATGATGGTTAACATTTCCTAAAACTTAAGGATAGGAGTTGGTTATTGGCACATTTAAATTTCATTCTGAGTTTGAGTAGACTCAGATTAGCACGTGGTCAGGCAGGGTGGACCGCTTTGCCTTTAGATTACAATACCCAGAGGCAGAGTTGGGGTTGGGAGAGGAACTTCCATAACCTTGACCTCTCGGGCTAAGGCAACCAGAGTTCACAATCTTGACAGGTTTTTGTCTCTCTGACCCAGTTACACATGGGCAAGGCCTGAGGCACTTCGTTCTGCAGGGAAGCCCCTCCATGCAGGAGCAGGACAGGAGTGGACCCCAGGAGTTACGGCAGTAGCTTCCTAGGAGAGGCAGAGCCTGACCAGAGCTAGCACCGGCCCCTGACTTGGCTGAGAGGAGGCCAGGGGTGGTGAGCTGTGGGGCTCGGATAGCACGTCACTGTCACCCTCCAACAGGATCCCCATGGAGTCTCTGCCCTGGGCCCCGTACAGGGCTGGCCTTGCTTCTCCAACTTCCCCTCCAGGAGGAATCAGCCACCGGGCACTTCCACAGCAGGAAGACTGAAGGCCCGGTCTGGCTCTCTGAGAAGGTGACACTCCTTTTCACCAGGACTAGAACCTGCCTTCTTAGTAACTATGGTCTATTTGGAAGTCCCAGACTATAGGAGACAGGGATGTGGACAAAACTGTCACCTCAAATCTTAAAGAATTTTATAGCTTTCCTGACAGAGTCACCAATCCCCCCTGGTTTTCCCAGAGCTATCCCAGTTTTAAAAACTCCAAGTGTCCTGTAGGAAGAACCTCCTCAGTGCTGGGCAAACCAGGATGGCTGGTCACCCTATTTCCTGAAGAGCCTCACCTTTAGAGACAATATCCCAAACTCAGCACATTTTGACAAAGGCTTACATGAGTTAAAACCCCTTCCACTATCACAGGGTTTTATAGTCCTTTCCCAGTTCTTACTCCCTGTCCTATAATAACTCACATGCCCTGACAAGGGTAGGAGGCATTATCAGAAGAGTTGGCAACCTTGGAACTGAGAATGGGAGCTTTGCCCTGGCTCAATGATGTTTACATCAAAGACCTCCTCTGTGGTCATTTCCCTTTTTGTGGGTTCATGGGCTCTCACGACATATGACTCCCACCATGATCAGCAGAATGTCACCAGAAGCATATGCCCCTCCCATCATCTTGGCCCTAGATGATGTCCGTGGGTCATTCCACAGGTTTAGCCTGAGTGGAGCAGCCAGTTATGATAATTAGCACAAATTCTACACATCAACTAGAGGAAACATCAAGTTGCAGGCTCTCTGCTGGGCCTATTTGATAGACAGGCAAACaaagaagagggaagagaaggaactGGAAGACCATAACAGAGCCCAACCTGGAGGATAAGGAAGAGAAACAGCCAGACCTTTGCTCCCAGAGAAAGATGCCAAGTAAAGTTCCCAGTTCTGATAAAGTATTTACCTCTTAAACCTCCCCCAACATTTCCTAGGACAAGCAGCATGGACAAGAGACAAGAGGAGGTTTGGGGTGAGGGACATGTTGGCCAGAATGAGTTGGGCCCTGCAGTGTGGGTGGGAATTGAGAGAAAGGGGCAATCCATGACGGAAGGACAAGCGGACACAAAGGCATGGAGGCTAaatgagctcggtgtgggcagGAGACTCTAAGGAGACCAGGTTACCTGACTTGAGGTGGATGAGTTGGAAAAAAAGTTGAGGGAGGCATAAAGACTGAGTATCTGGGAATGATATCTGTGAGTTGGACATCAGGTAGGGAATTTGGACATTATTCAATAAGCAATAGGAAATCATTGAAGGTTCTTTTGTGTAAACCACCCTTTATGGTGGTTTCAACATGGAGTCATGCAAAGCCATTCCCATCTGGAAAGCCACACACAGGCCCTTAAGGCACAATatgcacacagaaacacacactccCTCCAACACAGACCCAATTCCCTTATGAGAAACATCTGTGCACTGAGAAATGCTCTCACACATATGGCCATCCACACAGACTGAGATGCACTGCACACTCAGATGCACACTCAAGCTCACAGCCACATTTGGTGGCACAGAGACACGACTACTCTCTCCGTACTCAGGCACGTAATCCCCCACACTCAGCCACATGGCCATACCAACTGCCACAGTCACCACACAACCCCTTCCATACTACTGCATGTCCTCTGAGAAGCCACCTGCAACAGCCAAGGGGAAGGCAGGTGGCCCCAGAAGATACCGTTGGAACCCCTGAGCTCCCCGGGCCCTGACCGCAATCACTCTGCTTGGCGTTCAGGAGTCAGCCTGGCCCTTCTCTCTGGTTTCACAAGGCAGGGACTAGAGAGCAGCAGCTTCAGCATGCAGGGCCCCTGAATGTCCCTGGAGTTGGAGGTGGTACcaatcatccctccctctccaaATTGGGCCCTAGGGAGGAAGGATAACAAGCCCCAGAGCCGACCTGCCTCCTGCCCCGGGATAAGGTCTAGGGGAAAGATGGTGTTGTCTCTTGAGAGAAGTTTAAGTGCTCCCAAGGCCCCAAGCCCCTTAACTGTAGCCAATAACTCCCTCCTCAGACCCTCCAGGGGCCGGCTACACCCAGCCcctgctgctgttccttcctgCGATGTGGAGAAGCCAGAGGGTACACTTGGGGCAAGGGGCCAGGCTGGAGAGTATGCAGATTGGTCTTCCATGTGTGACTGTGAGTATGCATCACATGTGTGAGTATGAGATGTGTGCCATTTGTGTAAGGCCGTGATTGTGCACTGCCATCACTGTACAATGGTGTCATTGTGAGGTGGGGGCAGTGCAAATGTGCATGTGCCCCTCTAGGGTAGTATGTCTCTGCTGTGACCCATCATGAGCCTATGTGAGTGTAACCATGTGCTGAAGGGGTGAGGCTGCGGGCCCCTGAGGCTGTACACGAGGAGATGATTGTGAGATCCCTGAGGGGATCGAGTGTACTGGGTGTGCAAGAACAGGCACTGGTGGACGCTTGCACAGAATAGGTGGGCAATGAAAGCATGAATGCGCACAACAGGTCCGAGTAGCTGCGCATGGGGCTATGAGCCTCCGTGAACAGGAGTATGTGAATGACTGTCACCCTCTGGCCATAGTGCTATTTTATGATTGCATTTGATGTCTGTTTATGTGTACACTGAGCTGGGTCTGTGCGTATTGGGGTTTTGCTTGTCTGCTTACTTAGGGGTGAATGCGTGTTCTGGGTCCACATTTCTGTGTATGACTGATCATGCCTGTGTATTTACAGAGACTGGCTTGAGGCAGGACATGTCTGCACGCCTGTATGGCTGTGTTTGTGATTACACATGAATGTTTCTGCAGACAGCTCATAGTATGTGAATGTTTATCAGAACTGACTCAGACACAGGTCAGGGCAGGTCCAATTTCCAAAAGCCTttttataaacaggcttcccCACTCCATCCTGTGCCTAATCCCCTCCTGGAAAGTGGGACATGATTGGGAGTTTGAGAAAAGATACTCTACTGGGAGCCAAAGCCAGAAGATTCTTCTTATTcgctggaggaaggaaaggaagacacTAGGGTAGGGAGGGcccttatttataattttttaatagagACCGCCATGGAAAGAACTTAGGTAGTTCCCCTGCATGGATGGGCTCAGCAAAGCCTTCAGCAAACCTGTGCCCTAAAATCCCTCTCCATTTAAGACTTTCTCTTGCAGAACTCTAAGATTTCTGCAATGAGATTCAGACAGGAAAGCATGGAGGCATTGAGACAAGTTTCTTCTGTCCTTAACAGTTAAGTCTCTGCACCTGGCAGGTGTCTTTGTCCACGTGAGTTTCTCACAAAGGTTCGTGGGTTTGCTTGGTGTTCAGTGCCTTCACTTTCATGGACAAACTTTTCCAGGGATATGGAGACACATTGAgagtcttttgttcttttttttttcaagcctGAAAGTATCTTAATTATTCTCCCTCACTCTTGGTTAATATTTTGGGTTAGGATAGAATTCTAggttcaaagtattttttttcttccgaAGTTGAAGATATTGCTCGACTGTATTCTGTCACCTACTGATGGTGAAACATTTGATGGCAGTCTGTTTATCTGGCTGCTGTTAGATCCTTGCACCCCATGCTCTTGGGAGATACTGGGTGCCTTATCCTCAGAGTTCTAAAATTTTTAGTGACCACAGT is a window of Manis pentadactyla isolate mManPen7 chromosome 3, mManPen7.hap1, whole genome shotgun sequence DNA encoding:
- the LOC118926710 gene encoding olfactory receptor 5C1, which gives rise to MTLENFTRARVAPADFILLGITDRWDLRVTLFLIFLPVYLVSLLGNVGMVLLTHVDARLHTPMYFFLANLSMLDACCSSAIGPKMLVDLLLPHATIPYAACALQMFVFAGLADAECCLLAAMAYDRYVAVGNPLLYTTAMSRCLCLALLGASGLGGAVSAFVHTTFTFRLSFCRSREVNSFFCDIPPLLAISCNDTSLNELLLFAVCGFIQTATVVAIAVSYGFIAGAVIRMGSAEGRRRAASTCGSHLTAVAMLYGTLIFMYLRPSSSYALDTDKMASVFYTLVIPALNPLIYSLRNKEVKEAVRRTWSRFCCLGWAHQ